From Thalassococcus sp. S3, one genomic window encodes:
- a CDS encoding DUF2849 domain-containing protein, translating to MPRAFTPKVVTASDLLEGDVIYLTADDQWSRHLQDAEVLTDEAHAQLRLLHAERQPDRLVGAYLADVAQGPEGPEPTHFREDFRRTGPSNYAHGKQEAESNV from the coding sequence ATGCCCCGCGCCTTTACGCCCAAAGTCGTCACCGCCTCCGACCTGCTGGAGGGCGACGTGATCTATCTGACCGCCGACGATCAATGGTCCCGCCACCTACAAGACGCAGAGGTGCTGACAGACGAGGCGCATGCTCAATTGCGCCTCCTCCACGCAGAGCGCCAGCCTGACAGGCTGGTTGGCGCCTATCTGGCGGATGTGGCGCAAGGCCCGGAGGGGCCCGAGCCCACCCATTTCCGCGAGGATTTCCGCCGCACCGGTCCTTCAAACTATGCCCATGGCAAACAAGAGGCAGAGAGCAATGTATAA
- the cysG gene encoding siroheme synthase CysG: MQHFPIFLDLAGRRVVLSGGGDAALAKLRLLLKTEAHLTVFAADPAPEIENWASQSRLRLVRRAMQPGDTLCAALFYAADEDANEDARTSALARADGALVNIVDNLQDSQFITPAIVDRDPVTVAIGTEGAAPVLARAIKADLEAKLPATLGPLARIGKAFRKMAEALPMGRARREFWADYYFRTGPTAIATGEDGAREALDELLLRHLDAKNRPGHVAFVGAGPGDPELLTLKARRALDEADVVIYDRLISAEILELARREATLIDVGKEAYGPSTPQETINALIVEHAQKGAQVVRLKSGDSTVFGRLDEEIEACDAASVSWHIVPGITAASAAVAAIGQSLTKRQRNASVRLLTGHDMKGFADHDWATLARPGEVAAIYMGKRSARFIQGRLIMHGADRTTPVTVIENASRPDQRILSTTLDALPTDLADANLSGPALTFYGLASRAASAALPALQQELA; the protein is encoded by the coding sequence ATGCAACATTTTCCCATATTCCTGGACCTCGCGGGCCGCCGCGTTGTGCTCTCCGGCGGGGGCGATGCAGCCTTGGCCAAGCTCCGCCTGCTCCTAAAGACAGAGGCGCATCTGACCGTCTTTGCTGCGGATCCCGCGCCTGAAATCGAAAACTGGGCGAGCCAAAGCCGCCTTCGCCTCGTACGCCGTGCCATGCAGCCCGGCGACACGCTTTGCGCCGCGCTTTTCTACGCCGCCGATGAAGATGCCAACGAAGATGCCCGCACGTCGGCCCTGGCCCGCGCGGACGGCGCGCTCGTCAATATCGTCGACAATCTCCAGGACAGCCAGTTCATCACGCCCGCAATCGTTGATCGCGATCCGGTTACTGTTGCGATCGGCACCGAAGGCGCTGCCCCGGTGCTTGCCCGTGCTATCAAGGCGGATCTGGAGGCAAAGCTGCCCGCCACGCTTGGCCCTCTCGCCCGCATCGGCAAGGCCTTCCGCAAGATGGCAGAAGCGCTGCCCATGGGCCGGGCCCGCCGGGAGTTCTGGGCAGACTACTATTTTCGAACCGGTCCGACCGCGATTGCCACAGGCGAAGACGGCGCCCGTGAGGCGCTGGATGAGCTTTTGCTCCGGCATCTGGATGCCAAAAACCGGCCCGGCCATGTTGCTTTCGTGGGCGCAGGCCCCGGCGATCCGGAGCTTCTGACCCTCAAGGCCCGCCGCGCGCTCGACGAGGCCGACGTGGTGATCTACGACCGCCTGATCAGTGCCGAGATCCTGGAACTGGCCCGGCGCGAGGCCACCCTGATCGACGTCGGAAAGGAAGCCTACGGTCCTTCGACCCCGCAGGAGACGATCAACGCGCTGATCGTGGAGCACGCCCAAAAGGGCGCGCAGGTCGTGCGACTGAAATCCGGTGACAGCACCGTTTTCGGTCGGCTCGACGAAGAGATAGAGGCCTGCGACGCCGCCAGTGTCAGCTGGCACATCGTGCCCGGCATCACCGCCGCCTCTGCCGCCGTGGCCGCGATCGGGCAGAGCCTGACAAAACGCCAGCGCAATGCATCCGTACGCCTTCTGACCGGACATGACATGAAAGGCTTTGCCGATCACGATTGGGCCACCCTGGCCCGGCCCGGAGAGGTCGCCGCGATCTACATGGGTAAAAGATCCGCGCGGTTCATTCAGGGTCGTCTGATCATGCACGGCGCCGACCGCACCACGCCGGTAACGGTGATCGAAAATGCCTCGCGGCCCGATCAGCGAATCCTGTCCACCACCCTCGATGCCTTGCCCACGGACCTTGCCGACGCCAATCTCTCCGGCCCCGCACTGACCTTCTACGGCCTTGCCTCCCGTGCGGCCTCCGCCGCCCTGCCCGCCCTTCAACAGGAGCTTGCCTGA
- a CDS encoding Lrp/AsnC family transcriptional regulator, with product MAVRMDEIDRKILSELQEDAGQSLDEIAKKVGSSKTPVWNRIRKLREAGVIGRQTMVLDAEALGFEACFFVLIRTSEHEAEWQKAFLKALQDRPEVQEAHRLAGDIDYILKVRVKNARAYDAFYQALISEVRVHNVTALLSMEEIKSTTMLPLGV from the coding sequence ATGGCGGTCCGGATGGATGAGATCGACCGGAAAATCCTGTCGGAGTTGCAGGAGGATGCGGGGCAATCGCTGGATGAGATCGCGAAGAAGGTGGGCTCATCAAAGACGCCCGTCTGGAACCGGATCCGCAAGCTGCGCGAGGCCGGGGTCATCGGGCGGCAGACGATGGTGCTGGATGCCGAGGCGTTGGGGTTTGAGGCCTGCTTTTTTGTGCTGATCCGCACCTCGGAACACGAGGCGGAATGGCAGAAGGCGTTTCTGAAGGCCCTGCAGGACCGTCCCGAAGTGCAGGAGGCGCACCGGCTTGCCGGGGATATCGATTATATTCTCAAGGTCAGAGTGAAGAATGCCCGCGCCTACGACGCGTTCTATCAGGCGCTCATCTCGGAAGTACGGGTGCACAATGTGACCGCGCTTTTGTCGATGGAAGAGATCAAGTCGACAACAATGCTGCCTCTGGGTGTCTGA
- a CDS encoding cytochrome P450: MLMFDQDPTDPAFGQNPYPVYAGARQQAPLHYWPHYRMVAAFDFATVNSVLRDRRFGRQVPPELAETPPAHLKAFYAVEAHSMLELEPPAHTRLRTQVLRAFTTRRVSALQPEIEALCDELIAAFPGGPFDLITTYCTAIPVRIIARLLGVPEGMAPQLLDWSHAMVAMYQANRTRAMEDAANRAAQAFSAFILDYVETRRAHPADDLITHLIAAETDGERLSTSELITTCILLLNAGHEATVHMIGNAVKTLLEHQADPALLSPERVAGTVEELTRFDPPLHMFTRYVYEKVTLHGHTFQRGDQIALLLGAANRDPAEWDAPDTFSPTRPAKTHTSFGAGLHFCVGAPLARLELQIALAKLFSQCPTLRLTETPIYANTYHFHGLEQLEVTL, from the coding sequence ATGCTGATGTTCGACCAAGACCCGACCGACCCCGCGTTCGGACAAAACCCCTACCCGGTCTATGCTGGCGCGCGGCAGCAGGCTCCGCTGCACTACTGGCCCCATTACCGGATGGTCGCAGCCTTCGATTTTGCGACCGTGAATTCTGTCCTCCGCGATCGCCGGTTCGGGCGCCAGGTACCACCGGAGCTGGCCGAAACCCCGCCGGCCCACCTCAAGGCCTTTTATGCCGTAGAAGCCCATTCCATGCTGGAGCTGGAGCCACCCGCCCATACACGCCTGCGCACGCAGGTTCTGCGCGCTTTCACCACGCGTCGCGTCAGCGCCCTGCAGCCCGAGATCGAGGCGCTGTGCGACGAACTGATCGCGGCCTTCCCTGGCGGACCCTTCGACCTGATCACGACCTATTGCACAGCGATCCCCGTCCGGATCATCGCGCGTCTTTTGGGCGTGCCCGAGGGCATGGCTCCTCAATTACTCGACTGGTCCCATGCGATGGTCGCCATGTATCAAGCCAATCGAACGCGAGCGATGGAGGATGCGGCAAATCGGGCCGCGCAGGCCTTCAGCGCCTTCATCCTCGACTATGTTGAAACGCGGCGCGCCCATCCCGCAGATGATCTCATCACCCATCTCATTGCCGCCGAGACGGACGGGGAACGGCTTTCGACATCCGAGCTGATCACCACCTGCATCCTTCTTCTGAATGCAGGTCACGAAGCGACGGTTCACATGATCGGCAATGCGGTGAAAACCCTTCTGGAGCATCAGGCCGATCCCGCCCTTCTGTCGCCGGAGCGCGTCGCGGGCACCGTCGAGGAGCTGACCCGTTTCGATCCTCCGCTCCACATGTTCACGCGCTATGTCTATGAGAAGGTCACTCTGCATGGTCATACCTTTCAGCGCGGAGACCAGATCGCTCTCCTTCTCGGCGCCGCCAATCGCGATCCCGCCGAATGGGATGCACCCGATACGTTCTCACCGACACGGCCAGCCAAAACCCATACCAGCTTTGGGGCAGGCCTTCATTTCTGCGTCGGCGCACCGCTTGCGCGGCTGGAACTGCAGATCGCTCTGGCCAAGCTCTTTTCGCAATGTCCGACTTTGCGCCTCACGGAAACACCGATTTACGCGAACACCTACCACTTCCACGGCCTCGAACAGCTTGAGGTGACCCTCTGA
- a CDS encoding ATP-binding protein, whose protein sequence is MTGFIRHRTWVALGFGVLVLLLAANVWRYGYQRAIDQLARRAEADLVLASDRLSAQLQRYRELAVLMAQHPSVAGLDEPVRRMAAKQVLLDVSDKTAALDMVFANREGTVLVSAHGVLAQDVSRSAAFRRAMQGALGNEHWRNPQTMRRAFSFAAPSFGADGKVEGALIVSVDVEDIEQTWRGSTPTVLFTDQRGEVFISNRSELLYWSRPAGEAGLIPADGRGLSFAVETVGQHEIWRMGWGPYLPQRALHLERELPVIQLVAEVLVDVQPARALATLQAGMLSVFLLAAGALAAFATERRRTLARANAVLESRVAERTQALSRTNAQLRREITERQEAEAALKQAQADLVQAGKLSALGQMSAGISHELNQPLMAIQSFAENGAQFLDRGRPEMASENLGRITDLARRMGRIIRNLRAFARQESAPSGQVDLRAVLQGAIELTEPRMHREGVTLRYEPSSAPMWVRGGEVRLGQVFVNLITNAMDAMAESDVKDLNLLVREGTDLIVELSDTGPGIENPDKVFDPFYTTKAVGGADGMGLGLSISYGIVQSFGGDIHGENLPDGGAVFRVHLERWDEKEAAA, encoded by the coding sequence ATGACGGGATTTATCAGGCACCGAACCTGGGTCGCGCTGGGATTTGGCGTGCTGGTTCTGCTTCTGGCGGCAAACGTCTGGCGTTATGGCTATCAGCGCGCGATCGATCAGCTTGCGCGCCGGGCCGAGGCGGATCTGGTCCTGGCGAGCGACCGGTTGAGCGCCCAATTGCAGCGCTACCGGGAGCTGGCGGTCCTGATGGCCCAGCACCCGTCCGTCGCCGGTCTGGATGAACCGGTCCGGCGCATGGCGGCAAAACAGGTGCTCTTGGACGTGTCGGACAAGACCGCCGCACTTGATATGGTCTTTGCCAACCGCGAGGGGACGGTTCTGGTTTCGGCCCATGGCGTCTTGGCCCAGGACGTGAGCCGGTCTGCAGCGTTCCGGCGGGCCATGCAGGGCGCGCTGGGCAATGAGCATTGGCGCAATCCGCAGACGATGCGGCGGGCCTTTTCCTTTGCGGCGCCGTCGTTCGGAGCGGACGGCAAGGTCGAGGGCGCGCTGATCGTTTCGGTGGATGTCGAGGATATCGAACAGACATGGCGGGGGAGCACGCCGACGGTTCTTTTTACGGATCAGCGGGGCGAGGTTTTCATCTCCAACAGGTCCGAATTGCTCTACTGGTCGCGACCGGCGGGGGAGGCGGGTTTGATCCCCGCCGACGGGCGGGGCCTGTCCTTTGCGGTTGAAACGGTGGGGCAGCATGAGATCTGGCGCATGGGCTGGGGTCCCTATCTGCCGCAGCGCGCCCTGCATCTGGAGCGGGAATTGCCCGTTATCCAGCTTGTCGCGGAGGTTCTGGTGGATGTGCAGCCGGCCCGCGCTCTGGCAACGCTTCAGGCTGGCATGCTGTCTGTCTTTCTGCTGGCCGCCGGAGCGCTGGCTGCGTTCGCGACGGAGCGGCGCCGGACGTTGGCTAGGGCCAACGCTGTGCTGGAGAGCCGGGTGGCCGAGCGGACCCAGGCCTTGTCGCGGACCAACGCCCAGCTCAGGCGCGAGATCACAGAGCGGCAAGAGGCCGAAGCAGCGCTGAAGCAGGCGCAGGCCGATTTGGTGCAGGCCGGAAAGCTGAGTGCGCTGGGCCAGATGAGCGCGGGCATCAGCCATGAGCTGAACCAGCCGCTGATGGCGATCCAGTCCTTTGCCGAAAACGGAGCACAGTTTCTGGATCGGGGGCGCCCGGAAATGGCAAGCGAGAATCTGGGCCGGATCACGGATCTTGCCCGCCGGATGGGGCGGATCATTCGCAACCTGCGTGCCTTTGCCCGGCAGGAAAGCGCGCCATCGGGGCAGGTGGATCTGCGCGCGGTGTTGCAGGGTGCCATCGAATTGACGGAGCCGCGGATGCACCGCGAGGGTGTGACGCTTCGCTATGAGCCGTCGTCGGCGCCGATGTGGGTGCGGGGAGGAGAGGTGCGGTTGGGGCAGGTCTTTGTCAACCTCATCACCAATGCGATGGACGCGATGGCGGAAAGCGATGTGAAGGATCTCAACCTGCTGGTGCGAGAGGGGACCGATCTGATCGTGGAACTGTCCGACACCGGACCCGGCATCGAGAATCCGGACAAGGTTTTCGATCCGTTCTACACGACGAAGGCCGTAGGCGGTGCGGATGGTATGGGTCTGGGTCTGTCGATCTCTTACGGCATCGTTCAAAGCTTCGGGGGCGACATTCACGGGGAAAACCTGCCCGACGGCGGAGCGGTGTTCCGCGTGCATCTTGAACGCTGGGACGAAAAGGAAGCGGCGGCGTGA
- a CDS encoding sigma-54 dependent transcriptional regulator — protein MTGPVLLVDDDAAVRDALAQTLELAGYMPIPAGSFVAAKDHISRDFAGVILSDIRMPGRDGFHLLRHAHEVDPDLPVVLLTGEGDIPMAVSAMDQGAFDFLEKPCAAADLLAVLSRAADARRKVQDRRTEAALREAGDPAARLIFGISDASNGLRARVRRAAQAETEVLVTGPPGSGVSKVAEVIHLCSLRARGPFQKRAAEGLSRTDLAAALEAGRNGALFVDEIARMPADTQIALIELLEAGVSTRLMAGSTIDLQEAVARGAMNADLYYRLDVMPVRIPSLAERPEDIPVLFRHYVAQASEQAGLTAPEITPDVVAGLMAQDWPGNARALMSSAMRFALGLQDDVETSSELGLAEQMAQVERQLLEAALRRANGQASRAAKALKLPRKTFYDKLARYGLRPDSFR, from the coding sequence GTGACCGGTCCGGTGCTGCTGGTCGATGACGACGCCGCCGTGCGCGACGCCCTGGCCCAAACGCTTGAGCTGGCCGGTTACATGCCGATCCCGGCTGGATCATTCGTGGCCGCAAAAGATCATATCTCGCGCGATTTTGCAGGTGTGATCCTGTCGGACATCCGGATGCCCGGGCGGGACGGGTTCCATCTGCTGCGACATGCCCATGAGGTCGATCCTGATCTGCCGGTGGTCCTGCTGACGGGCGAAGGCGATATTCCGATGGCCGTCTCGGCCATGGATCAGGGCGCCTTTGATTTTCTGGAAAAGCCATGTGCGGCGGCAGACCTGCTGGCAGTTTTGTCTCGCGCGGCAGACGCCAGGCGCAAGGTGCAGGACCGCCGTACTGAGGCAGCCTTGCGCGAGGCGGGTGATCCTGCCGCGCGGTTGATTTTCGGCATATCGGACGCGTCCAACGGTTTGCGTGCGCGCGTCCGTCGCGCGGCCCAGGCCGAGACGGAAGTGCTTGTGACCGGTCCACCGGGCAGCGGTGTGTCGAAGGTTGCAGAGGTCATCCATCTCTGCTCCCTCCGGGCGAGGGGGCCGTTTCAGAAACGCGCTGCCGAAGGGCTGAGCCGTACGGATCTTGCCGCAGCTCTGGAAGCCGGCCGGAACGGGGCGCTTTTTGTCGATGAGATAGCCAGGATGCCCGCCGATACCCAGATCGCGCTGATCGAGCTTCTTGAGGCGGGGGTGTCCACGCGTTTGATGGCGGGAAGCACGATCGACCTGCAAGAGGCCGTGGCGCGGGGGGCGATGAACGCAGATCTCTATTATCGGTTGGACGTCATGCCGGTGCGCATTCCGTCACTTGCAGAACGACCCGAGGATATTCCGGTGCTCTTCCGGCACTACGTCGCGCAGGCCAGCGAGCAGGCGGGACTGACCGCGCCAGAGATCACGCCGGACGTGGTTGCGGGGCTGATGGCGCAGGATTGGCCCGGCAACGCCCGCGCGCTGATGTCTTCGGCGATGCGCTTTGCGCTTGGCCTGCAGGACGATGTCGAGACGTCCTCCGAACTGGGGCTTGCGGAGCAAATGGCGCAGGTTGAGCGACAATTGCTTGAGGCCGCCCTGCGCCGGGCCAACGGGCAGGCGAGCCGGGCCGCGAAGGCGCTGAAACTGCCGCGCAAGACGTTCTATGACAAGTTGGCACGCTACGGGCTGCGGCCTGATTCTTTCCGCTAG
- a CDS encoding DctP family TRAP transporter solute-binding subunit: MKMMTTAAMALALSATAAFAACDDGEIVVKFAHVTNTDKHPKGIAASLLEARVNEEMNGSMCMEVYPNSTLYNDNKVLEAMLQGDVQLAAPSLSKFEKFTKQFRLFDLPFMFKNIEAVDAFQASDAGQEMMDSMQRRGLQGLAFWHNGMKQMSANKPLMSPSDANGLKFRVQSSDVLVAQMEAIGGSPQKMAFSEVYGALQQGVVDGQENTWSNIYGKKFFEVQDGITETNHGIIDYLVVTSVDWLDSLDADVRDQFLTILAEVTETRNSEAFDVNEAAKASIVEAGGTIRQLSAEQRQEWVDAMRPVWDKFEGDVGQEMIDAAQAINAGL; the protein is encoded by the coding sequence ATGAAAATGATGACCACCGCCGCGATGGCCTTGGCCTTGTCCGCGACGGCTGCCTTTGCCGCATGCGATGACGGAGAGATCGTCGTCAAATTCGCGCATGTGACCAACACCGACAAGCACCCCAAGGGCATCGCTGCCTCGCTGCTTGAGGCGCGGGTGAACGAAGAGATGAACGGCTCGATGTGCATGGAGGTCTATCCGAACTCCACGCTCTACAACGACAACAAGGTGCTGGAGGCGATGCTGCAGGGCGACGTCCAACTGGCCGCGCCGTCGCTGTCGAAATTCGAGAAATTCACCAAACAGTTCCGCCTGTTCGACCTGCCGTTCATGTTCAAGAACATCGAAGCCGTGGATGCGTTCCAGGCTTCGGATGCCGGTCAGGAGATGATGGACAGCATGCAGCGCCGTGGCCTGCAGGGTCTGGCCTTCTGGCACAACGGCATGAAGCAGATGTCGGCCAACAAGCCGCTGATGTCACCTTCGGATGCCAACGGGCTGAAATTCCGCGTGCAATCCTCGGATGTGCTGGTTGCACAGATGGAAGCCATTGGCGGCTCGCCTCAGAAAATGGCCTTCTCGGAAGTCTACGGCGCGCTGCAGCAGGGCGTTGTGGATGGGCAGGAAAACACCTGGTCCAACATCTACGGCAAGAAGTTCTTCGAGGTGCAGGACGGCATAACCGAGACCAATCATGGCATCATCGACTACCTGGTCGTCACCTCCGTCGACTGGCTGGACAGCCTGGATGCGGATGTCCGTGATCAGTTCCTCACGATCCTGGCCGAAGTGACCGAGACACGGAACTCCGAGGCCTTCGACGTGAACGAGGCGGCCAAGGCCTCCATCGTTGAAGCGGGCGGGACCATCCGTCAGCTTTCGGCTGAGCAGCGTCAGGAATGGGTCGACGCGATGAGACCCGTTTGGGACAAGTTCGAAGGCGATGTCGGTCAGGAGATGATCGACGCGGCGCAAGCCATCAACGCCGGTCTCTGA
- a CDS encoding TRAP transporter small permease: protein MSGASSRPTGLIDHIEETLIALLLGLMTLVTFANVIARFVFNANILWALELTVFMFAWLVLLGASYAVKKNAHLGVDAIVNLLAPPARRVLGLISVGCCLAFALLMLKGAYDYWAVFADLPPTSGRWFPTGFDMRARSQSFYEVQDVPMIGMFRFLEDLINYGDAYEKMPKVIPYLVMPISMLLLVLRFAQAAIAIWKGDSDRLVASHEVEDELEEVRAQQGVRD from the coding sequence ATGTCTGGGGCATCGTCGCGGCCCACCGGGCTGATCGACCATATCGAGGAGACGCTGATCGCGCTCCTTCTGGGGCTGATGACGCTGGTGACCTTCGCCAATGTGATCGCGCGCTTCGTGTTCAATGCAAACATCCTCTGGGCGCTGGAACTGACCGTGTTCATGTTTGCCTGGCTCGTGCTGCTGGGGGCGTCTTACGCCGTCAAGAAGAACGCCCATCTGGGCGTCGATGCCATCGTGAACTTGCTGGCGCCTCCCGCACGGCGGGTGCTGGGTCTGATCTCGGTCGGGTGCTGCTTGGCCTTTGCCCTCCTGATGCTGAAAGGCGCTTACGATTACTGGGCTGTTTTTGCCGATCTGCCTCCGACATCGGGGCGCTGGTTCCCCACCGGGTTCGATATGCGGGCGCGCAGCCAGAGCTTTTATGAGGTGCAGGACGTGCCGATGATCGGGATGTTCCGCTTTCTCGAAGATCTGATCAATTACGGCGACGCCTACGAGAAGATGCCCAAGGTGATCCCGTATCTGGTCATGCCGATTTCCATGCTGCTCTTGGTCTTGCGCTTTGCACAAGCGGCTATCGCAATCTGGAAGGGGGACAGCGACCGGCTGGTGGCAAGCCACGAGGTCGAGGACGAACTGGAAGAGGTTCGCGCGCAGCAGGGGGTACGCGACTGA
- a CDS encoding TRAP transporter large permease, translating to MEVVLLFSMVIGLLLIGVPIAVSLGLSSTIFLLIYSNSSLASVAGTLFEAFEGHFTLLAIPFFILASSFMTTGGVARRIIRFSIACVGHLPGGLAIAGVFACMLFAALSGSSPATVVAIGTIVIAGMRQVGYTKDFAAGVICNAGTLGILIPPSIVMVVYAAAVEVSVGRMFLAGVIPGLMAGGMLMITIYVMAKVKNLPKGEWKGWSEIFASAREAGWGLFLIVIILGGIYGGIFTPTEAAAVAAIYAFFIACFVYRDMGPLATVEGENNISLLRKPYAVITAFFHPDTKHTLFEAGKLTVTLLFVIANALILKHVLTDEQVPQHIASAMLAAGLGPVMFLVVVNVILLIGGQFMEPSGLLVIVAPLVFPIAIELGIDPIHLGIIMVVNMEIGMITPPVGLNLFVTSGVAGMPMMRVVKAALPFLAVLFVFLIMVTYIPWISTFLPNAVMGPEIITN from the coding sequence ATGGAAGTTGTCCTGCTGTTTTCCATGGTGATCGGGCTCTTGCTGATCGGTGTGCCGATCGCCGTGTCGCTGGGGCTGAGCTCCACCATTTTCCTGCTGATCTACTCCAACTCTTCGCTGGCTTCGGTCGCTGGTACGCTTTTCGAGGCGTTCGAGGGACATTTCACGCTGCTGGCTATCCCGTTCTTTATCCTCGCGTCGTCCTTCATGACGACAGGCGGGGTCGCGCGGCGGATCATCCGCTTCTCCATTGCCTGCGTTGGGCACTTGCCTGGCGGTCTGGCGATTGCGGGCGTGTTCGCCTGTATGCTGTTCGCGGCCTTGTCGGGCTCGTCGCCTGCGACCGTGGTGGCGATCGGGACCATCGTGATCGCGGGCATGCGGCAGGTGGGCTATACCAAGGATTTCGCCGCGGGGGTGATCTGTAACGCGGGCACTCTGGGCATTTTGATCCCGCCTTCGATCGTGATGGTCGTTTACGCAGCGGCTGTTGAAGTGTCGGTGGGGCGGATGTTCCTGGCAGGTGTCATTCCGGGCCTGATGGCAGGCGGCATGCTGATGATCACCATCTATGTGATGGCCAAGGTCAAGAACCTGCCCAAAGGCGAATGGAAGGGCTGGAGCGAGATCTTCGCCTCGGCTCGCGAGGCGGGCTGGGGTCTCTTCCTGATCGTCATCATTCTGGGCGGCATTTATGGAGGGATCTTCACGCCAACGGAGGCGGCGGCGGTGGCGGCGATCTACGCGTTCTTCATCGCCTGCTTCGTTTATCGCGACATGGGGCCGCTGGCGACGGTGGAGGGAGAGAACAACATCTCGTTGCTGCGCAAACCGTACGCGGTGATCACGGCGTTCTTTCATCCCGATACCAAGCATACGCTCTTTGAGGCGGGCAAGCTGACGGTGACGCTGCTCTTCGTGATTGCCAACGCGCTAATCCTGAAACATGTGCTGACCGACGAGCAGGTGCCGCAACATATCGCGAGCGCGATGCTGGCCGCCGGTCTGGGGCCGGTGATGTTCCTGGTGGTGGTGAACGTGATCCTGCTGATTGGCGGACAGTTCATGGAACCATCGGGGCTTTTGGTGATCGTTGCACCGCTGGTGTTTCCGATTGCTATCGAGCTGGGCATCGACCCCATTCACCTCGGGATCATCATGGTAGTAAACATGGAGATCGGCATGATCACACCGCCGGTGGGTCTGAACCTTTTCGTCACCTCGGGTGTGGCCGGCATGCCGATGATGCGCGTGGTCAAGGCGGCTTTGCCGTTCCTCGCTGTGCTCTTCGTCTTCCTGATTATGGTGACCTATATCCCGTGGATTTCGACCTTCCTGCCCAATGCGGTGATGGGGCCGGAGATCATCACGAACTAG
- the tpiA gene encoding triose-phosphate isomerase: MRQKLAAGNWKMNGTDASLSELQALAKAHPAPRVDVLICPPATLLARAATLSGSAIKLGGQDCHAAASGAHTGDISAAMLKDAGADHVILGHSERRADHAETDATVRAKAEAAHEAGLTAIICVGETLQERETGETLVVIGTQLSGSLPASATGTNTVIAYEPVWAIGTGHVPTTDQIAEVHAFLRAKLPDAIAASVPLLYGGSVKAANAADIFAVPDVDGALVGGASLKASDFSPIISALEATS; encoded by the coding sequence ATGCGGCAAAAACTGGCAGCAGGCAATTGGAAGATGAACGGAACAGACGCGTCGCTGTCAGAGCTTCAGGCGCTGGCCAAGGCGCATCCCGCCCCGCGTGTCGACGTGCTCATCTGCCCTCCCGCCACGCTCCTTGCCCGTGCCGCCACACTCTCCGGCTCCGCGATCAAGCTCGGCGGACAGGATTGTCATGCGGCCGCAAGCGGCGCACATACCGGCGATATCAGCGCCGCAATGCTGAAAGACGCAGGCGCGGACCATGTCATCCTCGGTCATTCCGAACGCCGCGCCGATCACGCGGAAACCGATGCGACGGTCCGCGCCAAGGCCGAAGCCGCCCATGAGGCGGGCCTGACGGCGATCATCTGCGTCGGCGAAACGCTGCAAGAGCGCGAGACCGGAGAGACGCTGGTGGTCATTGGCACCCAACTCTCAGGGTCCCTGCCCGCCTCCGCCACCGGCACCAATACCGTCATCGCCTACGAGCCTGTCTGGGCCATCGGCACCGGCCACGTCCCCACCACCGACCAGATCGCCGAAGTTCATGCCTTCCTGCGTGCCAAGCTTCCCGACGCAATCGCCGCCAGCGTCCCGCTCCTTTACGGCGGCTCGGTCAAGGCCGCCAACGCCGCCGATATCTTCGCCGTCCCCGACGTCGACGGGGCGCTCGTGGGCGGCGCAAGCCTCAAGGCCTCCGACTTCTCGCCCATCATCTCGGCGCTCGAAGCCACGTCCTGA